Proteins co-encoded in one Leucobacter exalbidus genomic window:
- a CDS encoding amino acid permease: protein MRANYNKPISPATSVAQVITDSDPNAPKKLRSRHITMITLGGIIGASLFVGSGNVIRNVGPAALVSYLIGGLLVFLAMRMLGEMAAARPSTGSFMEYARVGLGDWAAYFVGWLYWYFWVGVIAFEAVVSGAILHGWMPGIPEWVFSIAMMLIFTGTNIISVRSFGEVEFWLASIKVVAIIVFLGVGVLFALGFWPGGSFSLPNLWEHGGFAPKGVWPIIAGVAVVIFSYFGTEIAVMAASESEDPAKGVRQATTTVIWRILLFFVGAVALIVIIVPWNELPDPQVMGPFVYLFTLYGIPAAGLIMTAVTLTAVCSVLNSGLYSAARMFAALADQGYAPGIIAKRSRNGVPIAAVLASTLGGYAAVIVNFAAPESGIFDFIMNSAGLVALFVYAFIALTQIRLRQRMTPDEVKGLKLKMWLHPWLGILVIAAVAAIVVIMVVSGEGTRTQVWTSLVSVAVLAVFWPAVRKRLAKVRAQRATVELSADERAPKRLDADAAGSDEVPAGTGSDR, encoded by the coding sequence ATGCGAGCGAACTACAATAAACCTATTTCTCCAGCAACATCGGTAGCCCAGGTCATCACTGACTCTGACCCGAACGCACCTAAGAAGTTGCGTTCACGACACATCACGATGATCACGCTCGGCGGCATTATCGGCGCCAGTCTGTTCGTAGGCTCCGGCAACGTGATCCGCAACGTGGGCCCCGCCGCCCTGGTCTCCTACCTCATCGGCGGCCTCCTGGTCTTCCTCGCGATGCGCATGCTCGGCGAGATGGCCGCGGCACGCCCCTCAACGGGCTCCTTCATGGAGTACGCCCGCGTCGGCCTCGGCGACTGGGCCGCCTACTTCGTGGGCTGGCTCTACTGGTACTTCTGGGTCGGCGTGATCGCGTTCGAAGCCGTGGTGAGCGGTGCGATTCTGCACGGCTGGATGCCCGGCATCCCTGAATGGGTGTTCTCGATCGCAATGATGCTGATCTTCACGGGCACCAACATCATCTCGGTGCGCTCGTTCGGTGAGGTGGAGTTCTGGCTCGCCAGCATCAAGGTCGTCGCCATCATCGTGTTCCTCGGCGTGGGCGTGCTCTTCGCCCTCGGCTTCTGGCCCGGCGGCTCATTTTCGCTGCCGAACCTGTGGGAGCATGGCGGGTTCGCCCCCAAGGGCGTCTGGCCCATCATCGCCGGCGTCGCCGTCGTGATCTTCTCGTACTTCGGCACCGAGATCGCCGTGATGGCCGCCTCAGAGTCTGAAGACCCGGCCAAGGGCGTTCGCCAGGCCACCACCACGGTCATCTGGCGCATCCTGCTGTTCTTCGTGGGCGCTGTTGCACTGATCGTCATCATCGTGCCCTGGAACGAACTGCCCGACCCCCAGGTGATGGGCCCGTTCGTCTACCTGTTCACCCTTTACGGCATCCCCGCCGCCGGCCTCATCATGACCGCGGTCACTCTGACCGCGGTGTGCTCGGTGCTGAACTCGGGTCTCTACTCGGCCGCCCGCATGTTCGCGGCGCTGGCTGATCAGGGCTACGCCCCCGGCATCATCGCCAAGCGCTCACGCAACGGTGTGCCGATCGCGGCTGTGCTCGCGTCGACGCTCGGTGGCTACGCGGCCGTGATCGTGAACTTCGCGGCCCCAGAGTCGGGCATCTTCGACTTCATCATGAACTCGGCCGGCCTCGTTGCGCTGTTCGTGTACGCGTTCATCGCCCTCACCCAGATTCGCCTGCGTCAGCGCATGACGCCCGACGAGGTGAAGGGCTTGAAGCTCAAGATGTGGCTGCACCCGTGGCTCGGCATCCTCGTGATCGCGGCGGTGGCAGCCATTGTGGTCATCATGGTTGTGAGCGGCGAGGGCACCCGCACGCAGGTGTGGACGAGCCTCGTCTCGGTCGCCGTGCTTGCCGTGTTCTGGCCCGCCGTGCGCAAGCGCCTGGCGAAGGTGCGGGCGCAGCGCGCAACCGTCGAGCTTTCGGCAGACGAGCGCGCTCCCAAGCGCCTCGACGCAGATGCCGCCGGATCAGACGAAGTGCCCGCGGGCACCGGATCCGACCGCTAA